A portion of the Trachemys scripta elegans isolate TJP31775 chromosome 9, CAS_Tse_1.0, whole genome shotgun sequence genome contains these proteins:
- the LOC117882931 gene encoding LOW QUALITY PROTEIN: cis-aconitate decarboxylase-like (The sequence of the model RefSeq protein was modified relative to this genomic sequence to represent the inferred CDS: inserted 1 base in 1 codon), producing the protein MKILQLSGSKLASTYHFLYRNLADPCLVLPIPTVLERTAAEETVTSNFASFIHGVQPEHLSEVVRHRSKRMILDSIGVGLVGSTTRVFNIALRYCQQLYASNAVSSVYGRKGLKLSPTLAAFTNGIATHSMDFDDTWHPATHPSGAVLPALLAASQMLPPSSKPNGLDFLLAFNVGIEVQGRLMRFSTEAHNIPNRFHPPSVVGTMGSAAATAKLLSLNVTQCTHALAIAASLAGAPMANAATQAKPLHIGNATRLGLEAALLAARGMEASPLILDDIPGCSGFSAFYGDYRPKPLPLPASSHKFLLEKQDVAFKRFPAHLGMHWIVDAAASVRNLLINYSGSFSPSLIRAILLRIPVSKYINRPFPESEHQARHSFQFNACTALLDGEVCLNSFTDGCIHRQELMELLAKVLVEHPEDNIANFDKMYGEVALVXGDVLTGRCDTFYGHWRKPLSRESLLKKFQSNASHVLPEDKVNSIITTVENLENLSDSSQLASSL; encoded by the exons ATGAAGATACTTCAGCTGAGTGGCAGCAAACTTGCCTCTACCTATCATTTCCTG TACCGCAACTTGGCTGATCCTTGCCTCGTTCTACCTATCCCCACAGTGCTGGAGaggactgctgcagaggagactGTGACCAGCAACTTTGCATCCTTCATCCATGGAGTCCAGCCAGAGCACCTGTCTGAAGTTGTTCGTCACCGGAGCAAGAGGATGATCCTTGACAGCATTGGGGTTGGCCTTGTGGGCAGCACAACTCGTGTGTTCAATATCGCCCTGCGGTATTGTCAG CAGCTGTATGCGTCAAATGCCGTTAGCTCTGTCTAtggcaggaaagggttaaaacTGTCCCCTACACTGGCTGCCTTCACAAATGGAATTGCG ACTCACTCTATggactttgatgacacctggcacCCTGCCACTCACCCCTCAGGGGCTGTACTGCCCGCTCTTCTGGCAGCTTCACAGATGCTACCTCCAAGCTCCAAACCCAATGGCCTGGACTTCTTGCTAGCATTTAATGTGGGCATTGAGGTGCAAGGAAGGCTCATGCGTTTCTCCACGGAGGCTCACAATATTCCTAATAG GTTCCATCCTCCCTCTGTGGTGGGCACCATGGGCAGCGCAGCTGCCACAGCAAAGCTTCTTTCTCTGAATGTGACCCAATGCACCCATGCCTTAGCAATTGCTGCCTCCCTGGCAGGGGCACCGATGGCAAATGCAGCCACCCAAGCCAAGCCCCTGCATATTGGCAATGCCACCCGCCTGGGGTTGGAAGCGGCGCTTCTGGCTGCCCGGGGAATGGAGGCCAGCCCCCTCATTCTGGATGACATCCCCGGGTGCTCTGGATTCAGTGCGTTCTACGGCGACTATCGGCCCAAACCGCTGCCCCTGCCAGCAAGCAGCCACAAGTTCCTCTTGGAGAAGCAAGACGTCGCTTTCAAACGTTTCCCAGCCCACCTAGGGATGCACTGGATTGTGGATGCTGCCGCATCAGTCAGGAACCTGCTCATCAACTATTCTGGctcattctctccctctctgatcCGTGCCATTCTGCTGAGGATCCCAGTGTCCAAGTACATCAATAGGCCCTTTCCAGAATCTGAGCACCAGGCTCGACACTCCTTCCAGTTCAATGCCTGCACTGCCCTGCTGGATGGCGAGGTGTGCCTCAACTCCTTCACTGATGGCTGCATCCATCGGCAGGAGCTGATGGAGCTGCTGGCCAAGGTGCTGGTAGAGCACCCTGAAGACAACATAGCCAACTTCGACAAGATGTATGGGGAGGTAGCACTGG CTGGAGATGTGCTGACAGGCAGATGTGACACTTTCTATGGGCACTGGAGGAAGCCCCTAAGCAGAGAATCGCTCCTGAAGAAATTCCAATCCAATGCATCTCACGTGCTCCCAGAGGACAAGGTGAACAGCATCATCACAACAGTGGAAAACCTGGAGAACCTGTCAGACAGCTCCCAGCTGGCCTCCAGCCTGTAA
- the LOC117882405 gene encoding uncharacterized protein LOC117882405, protein MASTKGFAAMFYSEPSVLGLLSNVISAFLVCLQNFSFAHTNIRPEGVENILAGVHLILIGGLSQLLAGFLAFRKYDHLGGTAFLAFAALWSSYGATRVISGAYPPLNNTTLASENATYLLPTDAAQPSTSESAVAGLVAYIFISFILSFCSATVNYIMPFVFGAITLTLVFEAVGLFGQWALVVSGVLELVIVVCGLYGAVALLFKGITQRYVLPGFGNPLFNVLLLGSGNSGSSKTIGEEKKKNTKYAEPMALNHLCDTISPFIFAFYAFGYMKTFYVGAIWVSIISICQLFSSFYSYLRDDVYYTTKFGVHSLYWLVMSWEEFTLTVFISIDNVQQSRMGMIGDWFFLATACMLFLMAFNKDVLEVLQNAAFVLLTISTIHQIPIRGAYEFFGVSCSLYMAISLYTTFASLINSIGEKALIPVGAQVMSSSMLQSVLMSVKSYLMKSKNIPGATICEVPDALFYICNGLAALSAIQGTLNDPIRQHLSIPSVLIPGAIFQLYVCRIQVQRGRRFGSVLPFCYAAIWATWTWLRFAGHLLNIDAASDGGFTAGSVAFLVVNVFLMVIASYSNLVLLCLTFVMEVLIICFLLFTVEHLPVPLEIVMLSIFGAICIYGATASLANCIFGKDLIMMGPPLFRVEMTKEDTKDPPPCFCPSSHRTSSLRSIANLLNEGAVCGVPTDTVYALAASCKQPEAIEKIYRIKDRPQEKPICIFISNLDQLRAAAPPFSPLLWEFMENVYPGGIGCIIKKGEWLKKLGVGAGYDRVGTKDSIMIRVPDQTITVHLIDMTGPLAITSANPSGETDSTHHDMVISRLGHKLEGVLCDGESNEVVASTVVNCTKIDEGGITILREGCVPAAKVRQIFERVKNGAA, encoded by the exons ATGGCGAGCACAAAGGGTTTTGCGGCCATGTTCTACAGCGAGCCATCGGTGCTGGGGCTCCTCTCGAATGTGATCAGCGCTTTCCTCGTGTGCCTGCAGAACTTTTCCTTTGCTCACACCAACATCAGACCTGAGGGAGTAGAAAACATCCTGGCAG GGGTCCACCTCATTCTGATTGGAGGCCTGTCTCAACTCTTGGCTGGGTTCCTCGCCTTCCGGAAGTATGACCACTTGGGTGGCACAGCCTTTCTGGCATTTGCAGCTCTGTGGAGCAGTTATGGGGCCACCCGGGTCATTTCAGGGGCATATCCCCCCTTAAACAACACAACATTAGCCTCAGAAAATGCCACTTATCTCCTCCCCACTGATGCAGCCCAGCCCTCCACCAGTGAGAGTGCTGTTGCTGGGTTGGTGGcttatattttcatttcatttatccTCTCCTTCTGCTCAGCTACTGTGAACTACATCATGCCCTTCGTGTTCGGGGCCATCACCCTCACCCTGGTGTTCGAAGCGGTGGGGCTGTTTGGCCAGTGGGCGCTGGTTGTGTCAGGGGTCCTCGAGCTGGTCATTGTTGTCTGTGGGCTGTATGGAGCAGTAGCTCTCCTTTTCAAAGGCATCACCCAAAGGTATGTTCTGCCGGGCTTTGGGAACCCCCTCTTCAACGTCTTGCTGCTGGGCTCAGGTAACAGTGGCTCTTCCAAGACTAttggggaggagaagaaaaagaacacAAAGTATGCTGAGCCAATGGCCCTAAACCATTTATGTGACACCATTTCCCCCTTCATATTTGCCTTCTATGCTTTTGGGTACATGAAGACCTTCTACGTAGGAGCCATATGGGTTAGCATCATCTCCATCTGCCAGCTCTTCTCCAGCTTCTACAGCTACTTGCGAGACGATGTTTATTATACCACCAAGTTTGGCGTCCACAGTCTGTACTGGCTGGTGATGTCTTGGGAAGAGTTCACGCTGACTGTCTTCATCAGCATAGacaatgtgcagcaaagcaggATGGGAATGATTGGAGACTGGTTCTTCCTGGCCACAGCTTGCATGCTGTTCCTGATGGCCTTCAATAAAGATGTTCTAGAGGTGCTGCAAAATGCTGCTTTCGTTCTTCTCACTATCTCCACCATCCACCAGATTCCAATTAGAGGCGCTTATGAGTTCTTTGGGGTTTCCTGCAGCCTTTACATGGCTATCTCGCTCTACACCACTTTTGCAAGCCTCATTAACTCAATAGGTGAAAAGGCGCTGATCCCTGTTGGTGCCCAAGTTATGTCCAGCTCAATGCTCCAGAGTgtactgatgagtgtcaaaagctACCTCATGAAGTCTAAGAATATCCCAGGGGCCACCATCTGCGAGGTCCCTGATGCCTTGTTCTACATCTGCAATGGCTTGGCTGCACTCTCTGCCATCCAGGGTACTTTAAATGACCCCATCAGACAGCATCTCTCTATTCCCTCCGTGCTAATCCCAGGAGCCATATTTCAGCTGTATGTGTGTAGGATCCAGGTCCAAAGAGGGAGAAGATTTGGGTCCGTTCTTCCATTCTGCTATGCTGCTATCTGGGCAACATGGACCTGGCTCCGGTTTGCAG GTCACTTACTGAACATTGATGCTGCGAGTGATGGAGGATTCACGGCAGGATCCGTAGCCTTTTTGGTAGTCAATGTCTTTTTAATGGTTATAG CGTCCTATTCGAACCTGGTGCTCCTTTGCCTGACCTTTGTGATGGAGGTTTTGATCATTTGTTTTCTGCTGTTTACGGTGGAACACCTCCCAGTGCCCCTTGAGA TTGTGATGCTGTCTATCTTCGGTGCCATCTGCATCTATGGAGCAACGGCATCACTAGCAAACTGCATATTTGGCAAAGACCTCATAATGATGGGACCCCCTCTCTTCAGG GTTGAGATGACTAAGGAGGACACTAAAGATCCTCCACCCTGTTTCTGCCCCAGCTCCCATCGAACCAGCAGCCTGAGGAGCATTGCAAACTTGCTGAATGAAGGTGCAGTGTGTGGAGTACCTACGGACACAGTGTATGCTCTGGCAGCTTCTTGCAAACAGCCAGAAGCTATTGAGAAAATCTACAGAATCAAG GACAGGCCTCAAGAGAAGCCCATCTGCATCTTCATTTCAAACCTGGACCAGTTGcgagctgctgctccccccttcAGCCCTCTGCTTTGGGAGTTTATGGAGAATGTTTACCCTGGAGGCATTGGCTGCATCATCAAGAAAGGAGAATGGCTGAAGAAGTTAG GGGTTGGAGCAGGCTATGACCGAGTCGGGACCAAAGACAGCATAATGATCAGAGTGCCTGACCAAACCATCACCGTCCATCTCATAGACATGACGGGCCCCTTGGCCATCACCTCTGCTAATCCCAGTGGAGAGACTGACAGCACCCACCACGACATGGTCATCTC GCGTCTTGGCCACAAGCTAGAGGGGGTTCTCTGTGATGGGGAATCCAACGAGGTGGTGGCATCCACAGTGGTCAACTGCACAAAGATCGATGAAG GTGGCATCACCATCCTGAGAGAAGGCTGTGTGCCAGCAGCCAAGGTGCGGCAGATATTTGAAAGAGTGAAGAACGGAGCAGCATGA